From a single Silene latifolia isolate original U9 population chromosome 6, ASM4854445v1, whole genome shotgun sequence genomic region:
- the LOC141588724 gene encoding uncharacterized protein LOC141588724, whose translation MVMQKDESAQNYLSRLSELINSMRSYGEIIDDKVVVSKVLRTLIQKFDHVVSAIEESRDLSTYTFDELKGSSLAHEDRLNRSCEKIDEKAFQVKGESSHDKGKTENSHGRGYNRGGFRGGFRGRGRGRGRGRGYFGEDRQNRSLVQCYHCKKYGHKEANCWFKTKNDQSKANFTEKVEEESNLFMTHSSAPNMSNDLWYVDSGCSNHMTGARSLFKDLDETKKCEVRLGDDKNLVI comes from the coding sequence ATGGTTATGCAGAAAGACGAGTCAGCTCAAAATTATTTGTCCCGACTGTCCGAATTAATTAACAGTATGAGATCTTATGGTGAAATTATTGATGATAAGGTGGTCGTAAGTAAAGTTTTAAGGACTTTAATTCAAAAGTTTGATCATGTGGTGTCTGCTATTGAAGAGTCGAGAGACTTATCGACTTATACGTTTGATGAATTAAAGGGCTCATCGTTGGCTCATGAGGATAGGCTTAATAGGTCCTGTGAAAAAATAGATGAGAAAGCATTTCAGGTGAAAGGGGAGTCTTCTCATGATAAGGGGAAGACAGAAAATTCACATGGTAGAGGTTACAACAGAGGCGGTTTTAGAGGTGGTTTTAGAGGCCGAGGTCGCGGCCGAGGCAGAGGAAGAGGATACTTTGGTGAAGACCGTCAAAATAGGAGCTTGGTTCAATGTTATCACTGTAAGAAGTACGGGCACAAAGAAGCAAATTGCTGGTTCAAGACGAAGAATGATCAGTCCAAAGCCAATTTCACAGAGAAAGTGGAGGAGGAAAGCAACTTGTTCATGACACATTCAAGTGCACCTAATATGAGCAACGACCTATGGTATGTAGATAGCGGGTGTTCAAATCATATGACCGGAGCAAGATCTTTGTTTAAGGATCTTGATGAGACGAAAAAATGTGAAGTCCGTCTTGGAGATGACAAGAATTTGGTTATCtag